A segment of the Salvelinus namaycush isolate Seneca chromosome 3, SaNama_1.0, whole genome shotgun sequence genome:
ACTATGAACAGAGGGGTCATATCATGGTTATAACTATGAACAGAGGGGTCATATCATGGTTATATCAACTACTGACAGAGCGGTAATCATGTTAAAAGCCTGTGTCTCAGCCATGCATGGAGTTTGGTTGACTCTGAGGAGAGAGACGTGGTCAATAGGAATTCACCGAAGACCGTTGTTCGCTGCAATTCAAGTGTATGTGAACGACATCTCAGAGGGTAAACaggtcaaagctgtgtgtgtgtgtgtgtgtatacattctGTACCACGGAGGTGTTTGTCCAGCACTCAGTAGCatgttgacagtgtgtgtgtgtgtgtacattctgTACCACAGAGGTCTTAGACCAGCTCTCAGTCCCTCAGTAGCatgttgacagtgtgtgtgtgtgtgtgtgtgtgtgtgtgtgtgtgtgtgtgtacattctgTACCACAGAGGTGTTTGTCCAGCACTCAGTCCCTCAGTAGCatgttgacagtgtgtgtgtgtgtgtgtgtgtgtgtgtgtgtgtgtacactgtacCACAGAGGTGTTTGTCCAGCTCTCAGTAGCatgttgacagtgtgtgtgtgtgtgtgtgtgtgtgtgtgtgtgtgtgtgtgtgtgtgtgtgtgtgtgtgtgtgtgtgtatacattctGTACCACAGAGGTGTTAGTCCAGCTCTCAGTAGCatgttgacagtgtgtgtgttctcttacTTGCTAGATGGTTGGGTGTTTGTTCTCCATTCTAACCACCTGTGAGTATCTAGTGGTCGAGGTTCTCATTGGTCGGTCAGTGAGGTGGCGGTCGGCAAAACGCCGTCATGTATTTCTTCATTGAAcctttattgaacctttattgaaCCATTATTGAACCAGGTCGTTGAGTTCAGAAGACTTGTTTTACCAGAGACCTGGTTGTGTTCTTAACTATTCAGACCACGTTCAGACCACGTTGGTCTCCTGTTCTGGGGACCATTTAGCCGGACTGGTCTCCACAACCAGATCAACATCTAGATAATCAGTTGATCCACTGTCCTGAGaaaccttctcctcctcctcttctcctctctcctcctctccttcctcctcctctccttcctcctcctcctgttttCTCGTCTTCCCGCGGTGGCAGAGGCCAGACTTGGCAGGCCCCACCATGGCGAGGAAGATGGCGCCCAGGCCCATTCCCACAGCACAGGAGTAGAAGGCTGAGCCATAGTTCTGGGTCTTGTCCACCAACAGGCCTGGGGAGAAAACACAGGAGGCAACGTCAGAGACGCCTAAAGATCTGCCAAGACCCTTCAAGATCATCAGGTTGGCGCAGCAGCAATCAAAAGCTTCTAGATTAGTTCAAGACAGGATTACAGACAGACAATGAAAGGATTCACAAAGACAGATAttcagagaggcagagagggagagagggagagagacagagagggagagaggcagagaggaagagaggcagagaggcagagagggagagaggcagagaggcagagaggcagagagggagagagggagagagacagagaggaagatagggagagagacagagaggaagagagggagagaggcagagaggaagagagggagagagacagagaggaagagaggcagagagggagagaggaagagagggagagaggcagagaggaagagaggaagagaggcagagaggaagagaggaagagaggaagagaggcagagaggcagagaggaagagagggagagagacagagagacagagaggaagagaggaagagaggcagagagggagagaggaagagaggcagagaggaagagagggagagagacagagagggagagagggggagagggagagagacagagagggagagagaagactaAGATCCAGACAGTCAACCATCTAGAGTCTCTTACCCGCCAGCGGTGGTCCGGCCAGCCCAGCAAAGCTCTGGATACACATATAGACCCCCACGGACGAGGGCATCCTCTCTATGCCCACCACGTAATCCTCTGCCAGCATGGGGATGTGTGTAGAACCCACAGTGCCCATCAGGAAGCCATAGAGACAGCAGCAGGCTGCCAGGCCCCAGAACTCAGTCACCAGGGCGAAGGCAAGCAGCACCAGACACAGCAGAACTACACATCCCAGAAGCACCTGGGTCTTACGCATCCGCACCTTGTTTAAAATGACCCCGATGGACAGGCGCCCGCAGACCTCGGACACCGCCATTACAGAGAGCATGTAGGCCGACTTTTCTGGGTGGACGCCGCGGCTCTTACTGAGTTCTATGATGTAAAGTGACGGGGCGAAGAACCCCAGCGTGGCGAAGAGgccaaacagagagtagcagatgAACGCTCCATCG
Coding sequences within it:
- the LOC120042596 gene encoding monocarboxylate transporter 7-like isoform X2, whose protein sequence is MILMTRSGVLPDLPAHHHHPVSVLQQEEVPGHRPGLLRGVLCHVCLRSSHLQAHISSAAFMALKEIIGWRRCFIVIGLMQASLIGCGALLRPILIRPDQEVSGEVSNKEKLSVKLQTIYELENEDSQTNVSSEESEESGDSGVTSLSASSADLRATTATQDPSETRALMEDQGEKNQGGQATLGTPLNQLEAGEKEQGEVGPLVQPCRPKLLDFSVLNDGAFICYSLFGLFATLGFFAPSLYIIELSKSRGVHPEKSAYMLSVMAVSEVCGRLSIGVILNKVRMRKTQVLLGCVVLLCLVLLAFALVTEFWGLAACCCLYGFLMGTVGSTHIPMLAEDYVVGIERMPSSVGVYMCIQSFAGLAGPPLAGLLVDKTQNYGSAFYSCAVGMGLGAIFLAMVGPAKSGLCHRGKTRKQEEEEGEEEEGEEERGEEEEEKVSQDSGSTDYLDVDLVVETSPAKWSPEQETNVV